From a single Thermodesulfobacteriota bacterium genomic region:
- a CDS encoding FliA/WhiG family RNA polymerase sigma factor codes for MKPKTLYRTRPEPAVDPASAPFSSSEDRNEVILRYAPLIKHVAHRLAMRLPSHICVDDLISAGVIGLMDAVSKFDPEKKVEFKTYAEFRIRGAMIDELRTMDWVPRSLRQKATQIERTIQQLERRNGRAVEDEEIASAMGLSLDEYYRTLKDLQGLSPIDPEEVLRRCPRVSIEDVVEILAGEEENNPFHQYSLNELKGLLSRAIDTLSEKERTVLSLYYYEELTLKEIGEVLGLTESRICQIHAKAILKLRSRLKAYLREDEEAPGPLPSHAKGEVRCPT; via the coding sequence GTGAAACCGAAAACCCTATACCGAACCCGACCGGAGCCAGCGGTGGATCCAGCCTCCGCCCCTTTTTCTTCCTCGGAAGATCGAAACGAGGTCATCCTGCGCTATGCGCCCTTGATCAAGCATGTCGCCCATCGGCTGGCCATGAGGCTTCCCTCCCACATCTGCGTGGACGATTTGATCAGCGCAGGGGTCATCGGTCTGATGGACGCCGTATCGAAGTTCGATCCCGAGAAGAAGGTAGAGTTTAAAACCTATGCCGAATTCCGGATCCGCGGGGCGATGATCGACGAGCTGAGGACCATGGACTGGGTCCCGCGTTCCCTCCGGCAGAAGGCCACCCAGATCGAACGGACGATCCAGCAATTGGAGAGGCGAAACGGGAGGGCCGTTGAAGACGAGGAGATCGCCTCTGCGATGGGCCTCTCCCTGGACGAGTACTACCGGACCCTCAAGGATCTCCAGGGCCTCTCTCCCATCGATCCCGAGGAGGTCCTGAGGCGATGCCCCCGGGTCTCCATCGAGGACGTCGTGGAGATCCTTGCCGGAGAGGAAGAGAACAACCCTTTTCATCAATACAGCCTCAACGAGCTGAAAGGGCTCCTCTCCAGGGCGATCGACACCCTTTCGGAAAAGGAACGGACCGTCCTATCCCTATACTACTACGAGGAGCTCACGTTGAAGGAGATCGGTGAGGTCCTGGGCCTCACCGAATCGAGGATCTGTCAGATTCATGCCAAGGCGATCTTGAAACTGAGGTCTCGCCTGAAGGCCTACCTGAGAGAAGACGAAGAGGCCCCAGGGCCTCTTCCATCTCATGCCAAAGGAGAAGTCCGATGCCCAACTTAA
- a CDS encoding flagellar basal body L-ring protein FlgH — protein MAKWSRIGKGFWLFLGGALVLSGCVTSEVHRLIPHKVDKEGLAHPSPALPSQEEGSLWSPSHSANLYSDVKARNVGDIVTISIVESARASKNAETKTARDSGLNASWTGIFELITKGWKFHKTPIGTSHQIDFSNQFDGKGETTRSSSMNAYITARVVQVFPNGNLLIRGTRLIQINNENQYISIEGIVRPEDISSTNVVLSTYIAEAKIELTGYGAISDKQRPGWLVHLLDWLWPF, from the coding sequence ATGGCGAAATGGTCTCGGATCGGAAAGGGGTTCTGGCTCTTTCTGGGAGGCGCGCTGGTTCTTTCGGGTTGCGTGACGAGCGAGGTTCACCGGTTGATCCCACATAAGGTCGACAAGGAAGGGCTCGCTCACCCATCCCCCGCTCTCCCTTCCCAGGAAGAGGGAAGCCTCTGGTCCCCTTCTCACTCGGCCAATCTTTATAGCGATGTGAAGGCCAGAAATGTGGGCGACATCGTCACGATCAGCATTGTGGAGTCGGCCAGGGCCTCGAAGAACGCCGAGACCAAGACCGCCAGGGATTCCGGCCTGAACGCCAGCTGGACGGGGATATTCGAACTCATCACCAAAGGATGGAAGTTCCATAAGACCCCCATCGGGACCAGCCACCAGATCGACTTTTCCAATCAATTCGATGGAAAAGGGGAGACCACCCGCTCCTCCTCCATGAACGCCTATATCACCGCCAGGGTGGTGCAGGTCTTCCCCAACGGCAATCTCCTGATCCGTGGGACGAGGTTGATCCAGATTAACAACGAGAACCAGTATATCTCCATCGAGGGGATCGTCCGGCCGGAGGATATCTCCTCGACCAACGTCGTGTTATCGACCTATATCGCAGAGGCCAAGATCGAGTTGACCGGCTATGGGGCGATCAGCGACAAGCAGA
- a CDS encoding chemotaxis response regulator CheY — protein MPNLTMNILVVDDFSTMRRIIKNVLKQLGYANIFEAEDGMAALEVLKREKIDFIISDWNMPQMTGLELLKAVRESQAWKDIPFLMVTAEGQKENVIEAVKYRVNNYVVKPFTAETLTEKINKIFEGR, from the coding sequence ATGCCCAACTTAACGATGAACATTTTGGTGGTGGATGACTTTTCAACCATGCGGAGGATCATCAAAAACGTCCTCAAACAGCTTGGCTACGCCAACATCTTCGAGGCCGAGGATGGGATGGCCGCCTTGGAGGTCCTCAAGCGGGAGAAGATCGATTTTATCATCTCCGACTGGAACATGCCTCAGATGACCGGGCTTGAACTCTTGAAGGCGGTGCGGGAAAGCCAGGCGTGGAAGGACATCCCTTTCCTCATGGTGACCGCCGAAGGGCAGAAAGAGAATGTGATCGAGGCGGTCAAGTATCGGGTGAACAACTATGTGGTGAAACCCTTCACCGCAGAGACCCTTACGGAAAAGATCAATAAAATCTTCGAGGGAAGGTGA
- the flgG gene encoding flagellar basal-body rod protein FlgG encodes MLRGLWTAATGMACQQTNIDVVAHNLANVNTNGFKKSRANFQDLMYQNLRTAGATTADGGQVPSGIQVGMGAKVVSVEKLFIQGDYVNTKNELDVAIEGKGFFKLINNGREVYTRSGAFKLDKDGYICDSHGNRLQPEFAVPPRTATITIDSGGRLVASGPDGRELGSVQIQLFNFPNPAGLRSIGQNLFLPSEASGDPTQGNPGTDEFGTLAQGFLEMSNVDVVEEMIHMIMAQRAYEIGSKVIQAGDDMLQMANNLKR; translated from the coding sequence ATGCTTCGAGGGCTTTGGACCGCAGCCACAGGCATGGCCTGTCAGCAGACCAATATCGATGTGGTGGCCCACAACCTTGCCAATGTAAACACGAATGGGTTCAAGAAGAGCCGGGCCAATTTTCAGGACCTGATGTATCAGAACCTCCGGACGGCCGGCGCCACCACCGCCGACGGCGGGCAGGTCCCCTCCGGGATTCAGGTGGGGATGGGGGCGAAGGTGGTCTCCGTCGAGAAACTCTTCATCCAGGGAGACTATGTCAACACGAAGAACGAGCTCGACGTGGCGATCGAGGGGAAGGGGTTTTTTAAACTGATCAACAATGGCCGCGAGGTCTACACCCGATCCGGCGCCTTCAAACTGGACAAGGATGGCTATATTTGTGACAGCCATGGAAATCGGCTCCAGCCCGAATTTGCCGTCCCTCCGAGGACGGCCACGATCACCATCGACTCCGGAGGACGGCTGGTCGCCTCAGGGCCGGACGGAAGGGAGCTCGGAAGCGTCCAGATCCAGCTGTTCAACTTCCCGAACCCCGCAGGGTTGAGAAGTATCGGCCAGAACCTGTTCCTCCCGAGCGAGGCCTCAGGAGATCCCACCCAGGGCAATCCCGGGACCGATGAATTTGGGACCCTCGCCCAGGGCTTTTTGGAGATGTCGAACGTGGACGTCGTGGAGGAGATGATCCACATGATCATGGCCCAGAGGGCTTATGAGATCGGGAGCAAGGTGATCCAGGCGGGTGACGACATGCTCCAGATGGCCAATAACCTGAAGCGATAG
- a CDS encoding flagellar hook-length control protein FliK, which translates to MKTLFSPTSTTAGLIRLDATSMKALLPLEIGQVLKGKVLEVIDGRQAILQVKESVFKVESRIPLREGMEGRFEVTALRPHILLKLLPGEEEMLSSEAKRGLASLLTALPSEALSQRLHQIWEWAREKGPPQIRATIERLWQLGTSISPGPSGLIGPEQIERWIAGSGLFFGVLFGEVVKEGKLNRNEERWPRDLKGLLMRLKGQLLHERKGLEASALGPRELEELLEGVDLLLQRIEAYQQLSAASFQTGGKLFLLLPLWMDGFLRFVDLQVSLHRRQDPQPSEGEGRTIQFLLHLPEWGKVSIEVQTIGRRLLGRCLFSQEDVATFFRENLPDLLERLVGLGFQPEIEVTTQRAEKILENFLAEIKGGERPFLDLIV; encoded by the coding sequence GTGAAAACGCTCTTTTCCCCGACATCCACCACCGCTGGGCTGATTCGCCTCGATGCAACCTCGATGAAGGCCCTTCTCCCTTTGGAGATAGGCCAGGTCCTCAAGGGGAAGGTCCTCGAGGTGATCGATGGCCGACAGGCGATCCTTCAAGTGAAGGAGTCTGTTTTCAAGGTGGAGAGCCGGATCCCTCTCCGGGAGGGCATGGAGGGAAGGTTTGAGGTGACGGCCCTCCGGCCCCACATCCTTCTCAAACTCCTTCCCGGAGAAGAGGAGATGCTTTCGAGCGAGGCCAAGCGAGGCCTCGCCTCCCTTCTCACAGCCCTCCCTTCGGAAGCGCTCTCCCAGCGGCTCCATCAAATCTGGGAGTGGGCGAGAGAGAAGGGCCCTCCTCAGATTCGAGCGACGATAGAGCGTCTGTGGCAATTGGGGACGTCGATTTCTCCGGGGCCATCGGGTTTGATCGGTCCCGAACAGATCGAGAGATGGATCGCCGGAAGCGGCCTCTTCTTCGGGGTCCTTTTCGGAGAGGTGGTCAAAGAGGGAAAACTGAACCGCAACGAGGAAAGGTGGCCTCGAGATCTCAAAGGCCTCTTGATGAGATTGAAGGGCCAGCTCCTCCATGAACGAAAGGGATTGGAAGCCTCGGCCTTAGGGCCAAGGGAATTGGAGGAACTCCTTGAAGGCGTAGACCTCCTTCTTCAGAGGATCGAGGCCTATCAACAACTCTCGGCCGCTTCTTTCCAGACCGGAGGGAAGCTCTTTCTCCTCCTCCCCCTTTGGATGGACGGCTTCCTCCGATTTGTCGATCTTCAGGTGTCCCTCCATCGCCGCCAAGATCCGCAGCCCTCCGAAGGCGAGGGAAGGACGATCCAATTTCTTCTTCACCTGCCGGAGTGGGGGAAGGTGAGCATCGAGGTTCAGACGATCGGCAGGCGGCTTCTCGGACGGTGTCTTTTCAGCCAGGAGGACGTGGCGACCTTCTTCAGAGAGAATCTTCCCGATCTTCTGGAAAGGCTGGTAGGGCTTGGATTTCAACCCGAGATCGAGGTGACCACTCAAAGGGCCGAGAAGATTTTGGAGAATTTTTTGGCCGAGATCAAGGGAGGGGAAAGGCCCTTTCTGGATCTCATCGTTTGA
- the flgA gene encoding flagellar basal body P-ring formation chaperone FlgA, which produces MRNPKKKIFLLFLSGITGGTLFLMASAATGQTSLSFEVFHEGNGFEPETVKKSLITAYQLLYPEKRFRVEVKAIHLNEKVVLPPGPLLAELTLPEQARRGGTISTSILFRAQGKEAGKIRVSGRVEVYTDVLAAGQYMGKHQEIQEKDLQWVSRSLNLLPPDYLVEKSDVVGKRVTISINRGEVLRAGIVEEPPLLRRGDRVILLFESPKLRITALGEAKEEGRRGDRIRLINLTSRKEVTGRVMNEQMVEVDF; this is translated from the coding sequence ATGAGAAACCCGAAGAAAAAGATCTTCCTCCTCTTCCTTTCGGGCATAACCGGCGGGACCCTCTTCTTGATGGCCTCCGCGGCCACGGGACAGACCTCTCTTTCCTTCGAGGTCTTCCATGAAGGGAATGGGTTCGAACCAGAAACGGTGAAAAAGAGCTTAATCACCGCCTATCAGCTTCTCTACCCTGAAAAACGGTTCCGGGTCGAGGTCAAGGCCATTCACCTCAACGAAAAAGTCGTGCTCCCCCCAGGGCCCCTTCTGGCCGAGCTCACTCTTCCGGAGCAGGCTCGACGCGGGGGGACGATCTCTACTTCGATCCTCTTTCGGGCCCAAGGGAAAGAAGCGGGGAAGATCAGGGTGAGCGGAAGGGTTGAGGTCTACACCGACGTCCTCGCGGCAGGCCAATATATGGGCAAACATCAAGAGATCCAGGAGAAGGATCTCCAGTGGGTGAGCCGAAGCCTCAACCTCCTCCCCCCGGATTACCTCGTCGAGAAAAGCGATGTGGTCGGGAAACGGGTGACCATTTCGATCAACCGTGGGGAGGTGTTAAGGGCGGGGATCGTAGAGGAACCTCCCCTGCTCAGGCGAGGGGACCGGGTCATCCTCCTCTTTGAGAGCCCCAAGCTCCGGATCACCGCATTAGGGGAGGCCAAGGAGGAGGGAAGGAGGGGAGATCGGATCCGGCTGATCAACCTCACGAGCCGAAAAGAGGTGACCGGCAGGGTGATGAACGAGCAGATGGTGGAGGTCGACTTTTAG
- the flgF gene encoding flagellar basal-body rod protein FlgF, whose translation MRSLDLSAAGALREERRFHLISHNLSNAQVVGYKKDVPRFSLLLAQALTPLEAERADTSRTSFQQGNILKTGNDLDLAIEGEGFFKVMTPRGVRYTRSGQFRLDREGRLVSASGFPVLGQKGEIKVSGKAMVIEKDGRVKLDGEEADRIALVTFDDLTQLTKESLTLFAPKMAQQEREVEAPLVLQGYLEESNVNALQEMVNLIDTLRSYEANMKVIQAKDELTGKVVNEMGRV comes from the coding sequence ATGAGATCGCTTGATCTATCCGCTGCAGGGGCGCTCCGTGAAGAGAGACGATTTCACCTGATCTCCCACAATCTGAGCAATGCCCAGGTCGTGGGCTATAAGAAGGACGTTCCCCGTTTCTCCCTCCTCTTGGCCCAGGCCCTGACCCCCTTGGAGGCCGAGAGGGCCGACACTTCGAGGACCTCCTTTCAGCAAGGGAATATCCTAAAGACCGGGAACGATCTCGACCTTGCCATCGAAGGAGAGGGGTTTTTTAAGGTGATGACGCCGAGGGGGGTTCGTTATACCCGGTCCGGTCAGTTCAGGTTGGATCGAGAGGGTAGGTTGGTCTCGGCCAGCGGATTTCCGGTCCTCGGCCAGAAGGGGGAGATCAAGGTCAGTGGAAAGGCGATGGTCATCGAGAAAGATGGAAGGGTTAAGCTGGACGGGGAAGAGGCGGACCGGATCGCCCTGGTCACCTTCGATGATCTGACCCAACTGACCAAAGAAAGCCTCACCCTCTTCGCCCCGAAAATGGCCCAACAGGAGAGGGAGGTGGAGGCCCCCCTGGTCCTCCAGGGCTACCTCGAGGAGTCGAACGTCAATGCTCTACAGGAGATGGTCAACCTGATCGACACCCTCCGCTCCTATGAGGCCAATATGAAGGTGATTCAGGCCAAGGACGAGCTCACCGGGAAGGTGGTCAATGAAATGGGAAGGGTCTAA
- the flhA gene encoding flagellar biosynthesis protein FlhA: MGGPEGFLSIFKGVRKIQQADLYLATGVVSILLVMILPLPALLIDLLLSVSLTFSLIILLTSLYIKTPLEFSTFPSLLLMTTLFRLSLNIATTRLILLHGNEGTTAAGYVIRSFGHFVIGGNYFVGFVIFIILVIINFIVITKGSGRIAEVAARFTLDAMPGKQMSIDADLNAGLIDEKEARKRRAQIAREADFYGAMDGASKFVRGEAVAGLLIMLINIVGGFLIGVFQHRMPFLTAAETFTVLTIGDGLVSQIPALMISTAAGIIVSRAASEHHMGRELGNQIRLQPQAITLSAGILFFLGLIPGLPHLPFIGLSLVVGLLSYLVYKEQSRVERRQAEEARKLVPPTAPEPVESFLNLDRLELEVGYGLIPIVDEEQNGDLLDRIRSIRRQFALEMGFIVPPLRVRDNLQLKPGEYRILVKGNEVARGEVMPGFVMALSAGEVKRDLEGIPTREPVFGLPALWLPEKRKDEAQFAGYTVVDVSTIITTHLTEVLRSHADELLGRQDVQKLLDRLGQQYPKAVEELTPQLLSLGTIQRVLQNLLKERVSIRDLLTIVETLADYAPLTKDPDLLTEYVRQRLARTIVKQYETPEGVLPLITLDQQTEDLLRDRIQKGDYGTTLVLEPSLVQKIVSNLHQILERMTQLNYQPVLLCSPVLRRHLKRLLDRLLPQIAVLSHTELPPHTKIQSLGTVTI, encoded by the coding sequence ATGGGCGGACCGGAGGGTTTCCTTTCCATTTTCAAAGGGGTTCGAAAGATCCAACAGGCCGATCTCTATCTGGCCACAGGGGTGGTTTCGATTCTCCTCGTCATGATCCTGCCCCTACCTGCGCTCCTGATCGATCTTCTCCTTTCGGTGAGCCTCACCTTCTCGCTGATCATCCTGCTGACCTCCCTCTACATCAAGACCCCTCTTGAGTTTTCCACCTTCCCCTCGCTCCTGCTGATGACCACCCTTTTCCGACTCTCCCTCAATATCGCCACGACCCGCCTGATTCTCCTCCACGGAAACGAGGGGACAACGGCAGCCGGCTATGTGATCCGGTCCTTCGGCCATTTCGTCATCGGCGGAAACTACTTCGTGGGTTTCGTCATCTTCATCATTTTGGTCATCATCAATTTCATCGTCATCACCAAGGGAAGCGGCCGGATTGCCGAGGTGGCTGCCCGGTTCACCCTCGACGCCATGCCCGGCAAACAGATGAGCATTGATGCCGACCTCAATGCCGGGTTGATCGACGAAAAGGAGGCGAGGAAGCGGAGGGCCCAGATTGCCCGGGAGGCCGACTTCTACGGCGCGATGGACGGGGCCAGCAAATTCGTGAGGGGAGAGGCCGTGGCAGGCCTGCTCATCATGCTCATCAACATCGTCGGAGGGTTTCTCATCGGGGTCTTTCAGCACCGGATGCCTTTTTTAACCGCTGCCGAGACCTTCACGGTCCTGACGATCGGGGATGGCCTGGTCTCTCAGATACCCGCCTTGATGATCTCCACAGCCGCGGGAATCATTGTGAGCCGGGCGGCCTCGGAGCACCATATGGGGAGGGAACTGGGAAACCAGATCCGGCTCCAGCCCCAGGCCATCACCCTTTCGGCAGGCATCCTCTTCTTTTTGGGACTGATTCCAGGGCTTCCCCATCTGCCCTTCATCGGCCTCTCCTTAGTCGTCGGCCTTCTCAGCTACCTCGTCTACAAGGAGCAGAGCCGGGTGGAGAGGCGACAGGCCGAGGAGGCCCGAAAATTGGTTCCCCCCACCGCACCGGAGCCGGTGGAATCCTTCTTGAACCTCGACCGGCTCGAGCTGGAAGTGGGATACGGTCTGATCCCGATCGTGGACGAGGAGCAGAACGGAGACCTCCTGGATCGCATCCGATCGATCCGGCGCCAGTTCGCCCTTGAGATGGGGTTCATCGTTCCCCCTCTGCGGGTCAGGGATAATCTCCAGCTGAAGCCGGGGGAGTATCGCATCCTCGTCAAAGGGAATGAGGTGGCCCGGGGCGAGGTGATGCCGGGCTTTGTGATGGCCCTCAGCGCGGGGGAGGTCAAACGGGATCTCGAGGGGATTCCGACCCGTGAACCGGTCTTCGGACTTCCCGCCCTCTGGCTCCCTGAGAAGCGGAAGGACGAGGCCCAGTTCGCGGGGTATACCGTGGTCGACGTCTCCACGATCATCACCACCCATCTGACGGAGGTCCTTCGATCCCATGCCGATGAGCTCCTGGGACGGCAAGATGTCCAGAAATTGCTCGATCGCCTGGGCCAACAATATCCGAAGGCCGTGGAAGAGTTGACCCCCCAGCTTCTTTCTCTGGGCACGATCCAGAGGGTCTTGCAGAACCTCTTGAAAGAACGGGTCTCCATCCGGGATCTGCTGACCATCGTGGAGACGTTGGCGGATTATGCCCCCCTGACCAAAGACCCCGATCTCTTAACCGAATATGTCCGGCAGCGGCTGGCCCGGACCATCGTCAAACAGTATGAGACGCCGGAAGGGGTCCTGCCCCTCATCACCCTGGATCAGCAGACCGAAGACCTGCTGCGGGACCGAATCCAGAAAGGAGACTATGGGACGACCCTCGTTCTGGAGCCAAGCCTGGTTCAGAAGATCGTCTCCAACCTCCACCAGATTCTCGAAAGGATGACCCAACTCAATTATCAACCCGTTCTCCTCTGTTCGCCGGTGCTGCGGAGGCATTTGAAACGCCTGCTCGACCGACTGCTTCCCCAGATCGCGGTCCTCTCCCATACCGAATTGCCTCCGCATACCAAGATTCAATCGTTGGGGACGGTGACGATTTGA
- a CDS encoding MinD/ParA family protein, protein MDQAEGLRTLMAPSLDGRTGYLPGREREQKEGLRGSPRVISVTSGKGGVGKTNVVVNLALALSRLGKKVLVLDADLGLANIDVLLGLVPRFTIEHFFQRQKTLPEILIEGPGGIRILPASSGVSSLVHLDETQKLFLLEEVELLAEEIDLLLIDTGAGISSNVLYFNMAAQESIVVVTPEPTSLTDAYALIKVLSTHFEKRHFMVLVNFVSSEEEAKRVFRKISKVIDRFLKSLSIDYLGFIPFDEKLPQAVRHQKPVLEVFPAAQSSRRFEDLARVLQDRLLPPLPTGGIQFFWKSLFQAQNRLELERGMV, encoded by the coding sequence ATGGATCAAGCAGAAGGACTGCGAACGCTGATGGCCCCGTCTTTGGATGGGAGAACCGGCTACCTTCCTGGCCGGGAGAGGGAGCAGAAGGAGGGCCTGAGGGGCTCTCCACGGGTCATCTCCGTCACGAGCGGGAAGGGCGGGGTGGGGAAGACGAACGTGGTGGTCAATCTGGCCCTGGCCCTCAGTCGATTGGGGAAGAAGGTTTTGGTCCTCGATGCCGACCTGGGGTTGGCCAACATCGACGTCCTGTTAGGTCTGGTTCCGCGGTTTACGATCGAGCATTTCTTCCAACGTCAGAAGACCCTTCCAGAGATTCTCATCGAGGGGCCCGGCGGGATCCGCATCCTCCCCGCCAGCTCGGGCGTCTCGAGCCTTGTCCACCTCGACGAGACCCAGAAACTCTTCCTGTTGGAGGAGGTGGAGCTTCTGGCCGAGGAGATCGACCTCCTTTTGATCGACACGGGGGCCGGGATCTCCTCCAACGTCCTCTACTTCAACATGGCGGCCCAGGAGTCGATCGTGGTGGTCACGCCCGAGCCGACCTCGTTGACCGATGCCTATGCCCTCATCAAGGTCTTATCGACCCACTTCGAGAAGAGGCATTTCATGGTGCTGGTCAATTTCGTCTCGAGCGAAGAGGAGGCGAAACGGGTCTTTCGGAAGATCAGCAAGGTGATCGACCGGTTTTTGAAGAGCCTTTCCATCGATTATCTGGGGTTTATTCCCTTCGATGAAAAGCTGCCGCAAGCGGTGAGACATCAGAAGCCCGTGCTGGAGGTCTTTCCCGCGGCCCAGTCGAGCCGGCGCTTTGAGGATCTTGCCCGGGTTCTCCAAGACCGACTTTTGCCTCCGCTGCCCACGGGCGGGATCCAGTTCTTCTGGAAGAGCTTATTCCAGGCGCAGAACCGTCTCGAATTGGAAAGGGGGATGGTGTGA